One Glycine max cultivar Williams 82 chromosome 4, Glycine_max_v4.0, whole genome shotgun sequence DNA segment encodes these proteins:
- the LOC100799911 gene encoding endoglucanase 24 — MAPPNFRAYSIILILLFVNSGSAHNYQEALSKAILFFEGQRSGFLPQDQRQNWRANSGLGDGWTYNVDLTGGYYDAGDNIKFGFPMAFTTTMLSWSVIEFGDMMPPNEHRNALVAIRWATDYLLKTVSQPNRIFVQVGDPISDHNCWERPEDMDTSRTVYAVDAPNPASDVAGETAAALAAASMAFRSSDPGYSDTLLRNAAKAFQFADTYRGAYSDNADVRSGVCPYYCDFDGYQDELLWGAAWLRRATQDENFLNYIQSNGKTLGAEDNINEFGWDNKHAGLNVLVSKEVLDGNVMSLESYKTSAESFLCTLIPETSSSHIEYTPGGLIYRPGGSNLQHATSIAFLELVYANYLSRTSQTINCGNIYVNAQTLRQHAKKQVDYILGDNPMRMSYMVGYSNKYPQHIHHRGSSLPSIKDHPQFIACKEGSIYFNSSNPNPNVLVGAIVGGPGEDDVYEDDRADFRKSEPTTYINAPFVGILAYFVANPNP; from the exons ATGGCACCTCCCAATTTCAGAGCCTATTCTattattcttattcttcttttcgTCAATTCAGGAAGCGCCCACAATTACCAGGAGGCATTGTCCAAGGCAATCCTATTCTTCGAGGGCCAACGTTCGGGTTTCTTGCCGCAAGACCAGAGACAGAACTGGCGCGCCAATTCGGGCCTCGGCGACGGCTGGACCTACAACGTCGACCTCACCGGCGGCTACTACGACGCCGGCGACAACATCAAATTCGGGTTTCCGATGGCATTCACCACCACAATGCTGTCCTGGAGCGTCATCGAATTCGGAGACATGATGCCTCCCAACGAGCACCGGAACGCCTTGGTCGCAATCCGTTGGGCAACCGATTATTTGCTCAAAACTGTTTCTCAGCCAAACCGCATTTTCGttcag gTGGGTGATCCAATCTCTGACCACAATTGTTGGGAAAGGCCTGAGGACATGGACACAAGCAGGACAGTGTATGCTGTTGATGCACCAAACCCAGCTTCAGATGTAGCTGGTGAAACTGCTGCGGCACTAGCTGCTGCATCAATGGCTTTTCGTTCATCGGATCCTGGTTATTCAGACACTTTGCTTCGAAATGCTGCTAAGGCCTTTCAATTTGCAGATACCTATAGGGGTGCCTACAGTGACAATGCTGATGTTAGGAGTGGTGTTTGCCCATATTATTGTGACTTCGATGGTTATCAG GACGAATTGTTATGGGGAGCCGCATGGCTAAGGAGGGCCACTCAGGATGAAAATTTCCTCAACTACATTCAAAGCAATGGTAAAACCCTTGGTGCTGAAGACAATATAAATGAGTTTGGTTGGGACAACAAACATGCTGGCCTTAATGTTCTTGTCTCCAAG GAAGTTCTAGATGGAAACGTAATGTCTCTTGAATCCTACAAGACTTCAGCAGAGAGCTTTCTGTGCACACTCATACCCGAAACATCAAGTTCACATATAGAGTACACTCCCGGTGGACTCATATACAGGCCTGGGGGCAGCAACTTGCAACATGCAACTTCAATTGCTTTCCTTGAATTGGTTTACGCCAATTACCTATCTCGCACTTCGCAAACCATAAATTGTGGGAACATCTATGTTAACGCACAAACACTTCGCCAGCATGCTAAGAAGCAAGTTGATTACATTTTGGGAGATAACCCAATGCGTATGTCCTACATGGTTGGCTACAGCAACAAGTATCCGCAACATATTCACCATCGTGGCTCCTCTTTACCCTCTATTAAGGACCATCCTCAGTTCATTGCCTGCAAAGAAGGCTCAATCTACTTCAACTCAAGCAATCCTAATCCTAATGTTCTCGTGGGAGCCATTGTGGGAGGACCCGGAGAAGATGATGTGTATGAGGATGATAGGGCTGATTTTAGGAAGTCCGAACCAACCACATACATTAATGCACCATTTGTTGGGATTTTAGCATACTTTGTTGCCAATCCCAACCCTTGA